The Polaribacter sp. HaHaR_3_91 genomic sequence TACTGAGATTTTAATCTTATTTTTTTTAATCATTACTTTTTTAATATCTGCATTCGAAAAAATACTAGATTGGAAAGGAACGATCTCTTTTATAAAAGATCATTTTAAAAATTCTCCATTAAAAGGCAGTGTTCCGTTTTTATTATCCATTCTATTAATCATAGAAATTCTTGCTGTAGGATTTATGATTATTGGAGTGTATCAAATTTATACTTCAGAAGCAAAAGAAATTGCATTACTCGGAATACAGCTTTCTGCCATTAGTATAATTTTTATGCTTATTGGGCAACGTCTTGCAAAAGATTATCCAGGAGCGATGTCTCTAGGTGTCTATTTTATCATTTCACTTTGTGGTGTATATTTACTAAATAAATAAAACTGATATTTTTTATCAATTACATAAGTAATATTTATAGAAAAAGCTCTTAAAACAATCGTTTTAAGAGCTTTTCTTTTTTAACTAAGGTATTTCTACTCTATTTGAGATATGTTTTAAACAAGTCTTTTTAAAATCATTTTTAATGGCTTTTTAGGTACAAAAACTAAAGTAAGATATACTTTTTCCTCTTTTTGATGTAAATGAAACTAAAAACTGATTTTACAACGTTCTTTTTTCAATTTTGAGATCTCTTCTTAAAAACATATTTATTTAATATTCTAAAGGATTTTTACAATACAACTTGTTTTCAAAAAAACATTGAATTTTATACGATAAGAAAAACACAACTGAACCAGAATTTAAAAGAGAATAAAATTTTAAGTAAAAACTAATTAAAATTTAATACCCAAACTAAGAGTTATAGTTACATTTTATTTTGAAGTAACTGAACTTTTCAAACTTATTATGAATCTATAAAACAGCTATTATAAAATTCTACAAAACCTACCACTACTCCAACATTATAAATATTCAGATAAAATTAAATCGTTCTTACCTGTAATCTATATTTTTAATTTAATGTTTGTAGCTAAACCATAAAACCATTCTTAAATCAATTTTTTAATTATTGTTTTAAAAAACGTTCCTAATTTTAGATTAAAAAACTAAAATGTTCCACGAGGAACAACTTGATTTTTCATCATAAAAAAACCTTCAAAATTATTTTTTTGAAGGTTGATAATTCTTTTAAAAAAAAATTATAATTCTACTTGTTTTTAATTACATAAATTAAAGAAGAATATTCTTTTGTTTTCCTTGCTTTTAAATTGGAAACAAAACCTCTATGAAATGCTTTCAATGGATTCATTTTTCCTGTTTTATATTTTTCACTTAAAAGAGAAACATAATAAGAATCAAACTTCATTGGCAATGTTTTTTCTACAATCATATTCTCTTCAGAAAATATTTTCTGAATTGAGTTTTGTGAAAAATGCCAAATATGTCTTGGCACATCAAAAGCTGCCCAATACTCTTTATAATATTTTGCATCATCACTTTTATGATTCGGTACCGCAATGATTAATCTTCCATTTTCAGAAAGTAATTCTTTTAATTTAGAAATGTAATCAGATAATTTTTCTACATGTTCTAAAACATGCCAAAGCGTAATTACATCAAATTTTTTATTTTGAATATCAAGTAATTCTTCTTGTAAAATAATCCCTTTTTCTTTTGCGATTTCTCTTGCATCAGCACTTGGTTCTACACCAAGAACATTCCAATAATTAGATGCACATACTTTTAAAAAGTCTCCCGTACCTGCTCCAACATCTAAAATGTTTTTAGAATCTGTTTTAAAGGAATTAATTAAATTTAACTTACTTCTTAATGTAATATTCTTTACAGACTGATAAACCTTATCCATTAATGTTTTTTTACTATCTGTGTGTGAAATATAATTTTCACTCTTATAGTAATTTTCTAGATCTACCGGAATTGGTGAAGTCACCAACATATCATATTCCGTATTAAACATCACCTCATAAGTTTCATCTGAAACCGTAAAATCTTTACAATTTAAATAAGGTTCTAACTTTTTGTGAAGACCTCTTTTTTCCCCCATAATACTTTTTCTTTATAATATGTTCCACGAGGAACATAGCAATTATTTTCACAATTTATCTACCCATATAAACCAAAAGCACAGAGATATCGCTGGGGGAAACACCACTTATTCTACTTGCTTGTGATATAGATGTCGGTTGAATTTTACTCAATTTTTCTCTAGCTTCAAAAGACAGAGATTTTACTTTTTGATAATTAAAACTAGAAGGAATCATTACATTCTCTAACCTATTTAATTTATCTGCATTATTCTTTTCTTTCTCTATATAACCAGAGTATTTTAAATGAATAACAGCTTGTTCAATTGCTTCCTTATCAATATTATTTTCATCTAAAAAAGCAGTTAATTTCTTTACACTTTTAAAATCAGAAAAATCTAATTGAGGTCTTGCAGCAATTTTATAAAGCTTCATAGATTGGTTAATCAATGCTAAATTCTTTGCTTCTAAAATAGGGTTTATTTCCTCTTGTTTTACACTTGTATTTTGTAAAAAATGAATTAATAGATCTGCTTTTTCTTGCTTTTCAATAACTCTATCTAACCTTTCTTGAGAAGCTAAACCTAATTTAAAACCGATCGGCGTCAATCGTAAATCTGCATTATCTTGTCTTAATAAGGTTCTATATTCTGCTCTAGATGTAAACATTCTATAAGGCTCTTCTGTACCTTTTGTAATTAAATCATCTATTAAAACACCAATATAAGCTTCGTTTCTTTTTAAAACAAAAGGTTCTTTTTCTTGCGTTTTTAACGCAGCGTTTACACCCGCCATTAAACCTTGCGCAGCAGCTTCTTCATAGCCTGTGGTTCCATTTATTTGTCCTGCGAAGAATAAGTTTTCAATTATTTTAGTTTCTAACGAATGTTTTAATTGCGTTGGTGGGAAAAAATCATACTCAATTGCATAGCCATATCTTAAAAATTTTACATTTTCAAAACCAGCTACAGAACGAATTGCTTTATCCTGAACATCCTCTGGAAGAGAGGTTGAAAAACCATTTACATACATTTCACAAGTTGTCCAACCTTCTGGTTCAATAAACATTTGATGTCTATCTTTCGTTGCAAAACGGTCTATCTTATCTTCTATCGAAGGACAATATCTTGGCCCTGTAGATTTAATTCTACCATTAAACATTGGCGATCTATCAAACCCTGTACGCAACAAATCATGCACATCTAAATTGGTATACGTTAACCAACAAGAACGTTGTTTTTGTAATGGTTTTGTTGTTGGTAAATAAGAAAATTTCTCGGTAATTTCATCACCAGGTTGCTCAATCATTTTAGAATAATCTAAAGATCGTCCATCTACTCTTGGTGGTGTTCCGGTTTTCATTCTACCAGATTCAAAACCTTTAGCAACTAAATCTTCTGTAATTCCGGTTGATGCTCCCTCACCTGCTCTACCACCTCCAAAACTTTTATCTCCAATATGGATTAATCCATTTAAAAAAGTACCTGCAGTTATTACCACAGTTTTGGCTTTTATTTCTAAACCTAAAGCTGTTTTTACACCAATAATTTTATTACCATCAAATAATAAACCGTTTACAGAATCTTGATAAAAATCTACATTTTCAGTTTGCTCTAACATCGTTCTCCAGCATTCTGCAAACTGCATTCTGTCAGATTGGGCTCTTGGACTCCACATTGCAGGTCCTTTAGATTTATTAAGCATCTTAAATTGTATCGCTGTTTTATCAGTAACAATTCCGCTATAACCTCCTAAAGCATCAATCTCTCTAATTATTTGTCCTTTTGCGATTCCTCCCATTGCAGGATTACAACTCATCTGCGCAATATTTTGCAAATTCATTGTAATTAATAAGGTGTGTGCACCCATGTTTGCAGCAGCAGCTGCAGCCTCACTCCCAGCGTGACCACCACCTACTACAATAACGTCGTATGTTGTTGAAAATAAACTCATTATATTGTGGTTCCACGTGAAACCTTGTATTTACATTATTGATTATCAATTATTTGAATTCAGATAACGCCGTATTTTCGGCATTTCTCATCTCTTTTTTCTCAGTTTCAGTTTTATCTTTATATCCCATATAATGAAGTACACCATGTATCATCACTCTATGTAATTCCTCTATAAAAGAAACCTCAAAATCTTTCGCATTATCAGCAACTCTTTCAATAGAAATATAAATATCTCCACTAATTAATTTACCTAAAGTATTATCGAAACTAATTACATCCGTTAAAGTATCGTGTTGTAAAAACTCTACATTTAATTTATGAAGGTATTCGTCATCACAAAAAATATAGTTCAATTCACCTAAACTAAAACCTTTTTTTGAAACCACATTATCAATCCAATATTCTAAAAGATTTTCATCTTTTAAATCAAAATATGTTTCGTAATTAAAAGTAACCATAATTAATCCTTGTTTGAGTCAGAAAAATATGCTCTAACTTTGTTTTTATAATTCTGCTGCAAAGGTAATGATTGTCTATTTAATATCTCTGTTTGATTGTAAAACTGCTTTTTAAATTCTAAAGCCTTTATATTTCTCTTTTCAAGTTCTTTTAAATTAGAATTAGACTTCCGTTTATTATCTTCTCCTTGTTCTAAAGCAGCTTTATCTAACTTTAATAATTCATAATTTAATTGCTGCATTTTTTGAAGTGTTTCAGCGTAAAAACCTTTTTCTAAGATTTCATTTTCTAAGTCTTCCATCTTCTTTAGAGCTTTATTAGCATGTGAATTTTTACCACTTCCAGCTTCCTCAGACATTTTAATTTGTTCTTGTAATTCTTGTCTTAATAAACTTTGCTGCTTGTAAATCTGATAAATTTCTCCATCCAAATCATCCATAGAACCTCCTTCGCCACTACTACCTTTCTCTCCATTCTGTCCCAGTTTATCTCCTTTACCATTTTGTCCTTTATCACCAGATTTATCATTTTCTCCTGGTTTATCTCCTTTTTTTCCTTCTTTACCTTCAGTTTTATTATCACTAGGTTTATTACCTTTTTTCATTCCTTGCTGCATTTTTTCAGACAGCTCTCCTTGCTTCTTTATAAGGTCTGGCAAACTAAAACCTTTGCCTTTAGATTTATTTCCTTTGCCTTTTTTCATAGACATAGAATTCTTCATACTACTTAACATATTACTTAAATAATCTGCTAAACTATTAACAGAAGTCATAACGTAACGTTGGTTAGAAACTCCATATGAAAAAAGATTTTCAGAAAAATTATATAAAGATTGTTCTAAATTATAATGCGTTGTAGATAAATCATCTTTAATAATTGATGAAATTTTAGGCAACCTCATAGACAAGACATACAGACTATCATCTACATGTTCAAAATAGGTTTTAAGTTCATTTTGTTTCTTTAAATCTTTTCCAAAATCTGGATGTGAAGTAGAAATTTCTTCAAACTTATGCATTAAAGATTCTTGTTTGAAAGAAAAAACAACAAGGTTTTCTAAAATTTTACGCAAGTCATCAATGTTTTCTTCCATAGATTCTCCTTCCATTTCCATCATTGCTTTATGCATTTTAGTACTCATTTCTTTCATCTTTTTTGATGAATTATTTTGACTCTTATTTGCATTAACTTTGTTTTCTTTAGAAATACTTTCTTCAGATTTTTTTAATTCAGTATCAATATCATCTTTTTCATCTTCCACATCCGGAAGTTCCATAGGTTCCTTTAACTTGTTATTGTCTTTATTTAATTCTTCTAAATCTTTTTTTATGACTTCAAATTCCTTTTTTATTTCTTTCTGTTTGATTAAAGTATTCTCTTTTTCTGTAGATAGTTCTTCTTGTTTTTTAGACAATTCTTCAACCTTATTAGCAATTTGCATTGTTTTCTGCTCAACATAAAAACGCTTCGTCAATTCTAAAATACGTTCTAAACTTCTTTCTTGTTGTTTGTTTTGTTGTGATAATTCTTTAGCTTTTTTTAACAAATCTTCTTTATTAAGCTTCTGTCCCAATTTCTGAATTTCATCTAACAATTTTTGTTGCTTGTCTATTTTTTCAAGCTCCTCAATACGCTTTTTAAGCTCTTCTTTTTTATCTTGAAGATCTTCATTTTCTTCGTTTTTTTGATCTAAATTTTCGTGTAATTTATCAGTTTGACGTTGCATCATTTTATTATAATTATTCTGACGCTCTACAAATTTGTCAATCTTCTTTTTATCATTCCAATTAATTTGCTTCTTTCCTTGTAAATCTTGCTGAACTTTTTCTAATGCTTTCTGTTGCTTTTGTTGTTTCTGAATTGAATTTGAAATATTATTAATCGTATTTCTTTGCTCTTGCAACAACTCCTCCTCTACTTCATCAGTTGTTTTTTGTCGATAATTAAAAATTTTTGTCTTGCTTTTTTTACTTCCATTTACAGCATCATTATCCAATACCTCAAAAAACAATTCATAATTAATTCCTGACTCTAAATTTAATCCGTCAGGAAACTGATAAAAGAAAGTTTGAATATTTTCTTTCGTTATTGACAATTCAAATTTATTTTGATTTTCAGGTTGCTCGTCATTATAATAAACGAGTTGTAATTTTTTAATTCCATAGTCATCAGAAATCTGACCAACAAATTGTGCAGTTCCGCGTGAAATACTGTCAATATTAGATTGCACAGTAATTAATGGAAATTCATCTTTTATAACGTCTACATAAAATTCTAAATTCTCAAAATCTTTTAAATCTTTATTAGATGATGAAATTTGATAATTTACCGGATTTTGAATCCTTTTAGAATATCTAAAAATATTATCTGAATTTGAATCAAAAAAAACACTTTTATTATTGTTGATAAAAGCCAACGAATCTGTTTGATTTGCAGTTACATTCCAAGTAATAGTAGTACCTTCGGGAACTATTACATTACCAGAATTTTTAATCATTTCATTTTTCTTACCTAAATATCTGGGATACTTAACATCTAAAGAAATAGCATTAATAGTAGGTGTTTTTATAACTTCTATTTTATAATCTTGAGATTGAACTCCGTTTGCTTCAATAAAAAAATCAATTGGTTGTTGAACATCAAAAAAAGTATAAGTAAAGGTTCCATTACCATTTTTTTCTAAAAAATATTGTTGATTTTCAAAGTGGATCAGTGCTTCCATTGGTAACACTTTTCCGAGGGTCTCAACCAAAATAGAAATAGACTTTCCTTGTATCACTTTTAAATTGTTATTTTTTACCGAAAATAAAAATGGAGCAGGCGGATTATAAGCTATATTATGATTTACAACACGTTGTAAACTTTCTGATAATTTATCATTAGTATCTGTAAATAAGGTTATTAAAAATATTATAACAGGAACTATTGCATATTTTAAATACTTTTTGTTTTTGGTAAAATCTACTGCTTTTACAAACGGAATGGGTTGTAATTCTGTTTCTTTTTGTTGAATACTTGCTAACAATAAATCAGAATTATTGTTCTTTTTTTTCAATTGCAAAACATTCAATAATTTATCTTGAACTTCTGGGAAATGAGCACCAATTATTTTAGAAGATTGTTCAAAAGTAATTCCTTTTCTAAGACCAATTAATTTAAAAATTGGCAGAAAAATAAATCGAAATAACAAAAAAACTTCCACCAGTATAAAAAACCAAAATAAAATAGTTCTTGCGGTTGGTTTTAACCACAAAAAATATTCTATAAACACCGTGAAAAAAAAGTATAGAAATCCTAAAGAAAGAAATAATATACTTCCTTTTATCAATTCACTAGTATAATATTTACGTGTAAACTGATGTAATTTCTCCTCAATATTTTTAAATTCTGCCATAACTAACTTTTAAAAATACTATTTTTACATAGATAGACAACCAAATAATTGTTAAAACGAATTTTGTAAGTAATTAAAAAATAGTACTACTAAGTTTTAAAATCAAAAAAATGAAACAAATAACCAACTTTCTATTTTTATTCTTAACCATTTCTGCATTTTCTCAAGGTCCTTGGACACAAGAAAAAGGAAAATTATATACCCAATTGTCATTTACTACAATACCTAATTATGATAATTTTTTTGGCGATCCAGATTATAGTATTAATAAAGAAATAACAGACAATACAATTCAAATTTATGGAGAATACGGAATTACAAATAACACAACTTTAATAGTAAACCTTCCATTTAAACTAATTTCTGTAGATAATTTAAGTTATGTAGATCCAGCAATAGATTGTATTGGAGATTGTTCAGAGAATATTAATGAAAACAAAACAAGTTTAGGAAATATAGAAATTGGTGTAAAACATAACTTCTATAAAAAAGACTGGTTACTTTCTGGTCAATTATCAGTAGAAGCAAACACAAGTTCCTTTTATGAAAATTCAGGAATAAGAACCGGTTATGATGCCTTTACTTTTACTCCCCTATTTTTAGCAGGTAGAAGTTTTAGTAATTCTTATTTACAATCTTTTATTGGTGCAAAAATTAGAACTAATAATTACAGTTCTAACTTTAAATTTGGTGGAGAATACGGTTATAAAGTTTTTAAAAATATATGGATCATTGGTTTTCTTGATTTAGAAAAATCTTTTGAAAACGGAGATATTGAGTTACCAGACATTAATAGAATAACATCCTTATATGTTAATAACCAAGAATATGGCGTTGTTGGTTTAAAAGCAATTGGAGAATTTTCTGATAATTTTGGAGTTACCGCAAGTTTGCCAGCTGCTTTTTATGGAAACAATGTTGCCAAACAAGTAGCATTAACTGTTGGTGTTTATAAAAAATTCTAAATATTTTACAATATACATAACAAGTTAAAAGCCTTTTCTAAAGGCTTTTTTTTATGCCTTTAGAAAACTATCTTTGTACCATAAAAAATAAAAAAGATGGAATCTAATGTACGTGTTCGTTTTGCACCAAGTCCTACAGGGCCTTTACATATTGGTGGTGTAAGAACAGCTTTATATAATTATTTATTTGCTAAAAAATATAACGGAACTTTTGTACTTCGTATAGAAGATACAGACCAAACACGTTATGTTGCAAATGCAGAACAATATATTATAGACGCTTTAGAATGGTGTAATATTCCTTTTGATGAAGGTCCAGGAAAGAACGAAAAATTTGGTCCTTACAGACAATCAGAACGTAAAGAATTGTACAAAGAATATGCAGATAAACTAATTGAAACTGGTTGGGCATATTACTGTTTTGATTCTTCTGAAGCTTTAGATGCAGAAAGAAAATCACATGAAGCAGAAGGTAAAACCTTTATCTATAACTGGCATAACAGAGCAGGCGGAACTTTAGTAAACTCTTTAGTTTTAACTGATGATGAAGTACAAAACAGAATAAATTCTGGCGAGAATTATGTAATCCGTTTTAAAACGCCTCAAGATGAGCTTTTAAGGATGGAAGATGAAATTCGTGGAAATATTAGAATTGATACCAATACTTTAGATGATAAAATTTTATTTAAAGGAGACGGAATGCCAACCTATCATTTAGCAAATATTGTTGATGATCATTTAATGGAAATATCTCACGTAATTCGTGGAGAAGAATGGTTACCTTCTATGCCATTACATGTTTTATTATACAAAGCTTTTGGTTGGGATGCTCCTAAATTTGCACATTTACCATTAATTTTAAAACCAGTTGGTAAAGGTAAATTAAGCAAACGTGATGGTGATAAATTAGGTTTCCCAGTGTTTCCTTTAAAATATACAAACGATGTTACAGGTGATGTTTCACGTGGATATAAAGAAGATGGTTATTTTTCTGATGCTTTTATAAACATGTTGGCTTTCTTAGGATGGAATCCTGGAACAGAACAAGAATTATTTAATTTAGAAGCTTTAATTGAAGCTTTCGAATTAAAACGCGTTAGTAAATCTGGTGCAAAATTTAACCCAGATAAAGCAAAATGGTTCAATCAACAATATATGCAGACCAAGTCTGATGATGAATTGACTGATTTATACTTGCCTATTTTAGCTGAAAAAGGAATTACAAAAGACAAAGAGTTTGTTTTAAAAGTAGTTTCATCAATTAAGGAAAGAGCCACTTTTGTAAATGATTTTTGGGATTTATCTAGTTTCTTTTTCGAAACTCCAACAGAATACGACGCAAAAGCTTCTAAGAAAAACTGGAAAGAAGGAACATCAGAATTAATGCAAGAATTAATTACTGTAATTTCAACTATAGAAGATTTTTCATCAGAAAATACAGAAAAAGAAATTAAAGAATGGATTACTGCTAAAGAAATTGGTTTTGGTAAAGTAATGCAACCATTAAGATTGTCTTTAGTAGGTAAATTAGCAGGACCACATTTATTTGATATCATTGCTATGATTGGTAAAGAAGAAACTGTAAAAAGAATTAAAAATGCAATTGAAAAATTGTAAAATTTCATCAAATAGAAATAATAACATACAGTTTTGTCATTTCGAACGAAGAGAAAAATCAGATAAATTTACATAAACTATGAGATTTCTCCTATTGTCGAAATGACAAATGGACGTATTATTAATAATTTTACCACATAGTAACATCTTAAAAATAGCGTTATATTTTCTACGTTACTATGTGTTGTAAAAAAAATTTAACTAATTACAAAATTAGTTAATAGAAGAAATTTTACTTTTTCACAAAATTGTATATATTTTTTTTTTAATACCTTTCAATAAAAATAAAATCATCATCAACATGAAAAAAATATTTTTAGTTTTAATTTTAGGATATGCATTTACTGCTCAAGCTCAATACGGTTATGGAGATAGTCAAAGCAGGCGTCAGAATCAAATGATGCAAACAGAACAAAAGGCTCCAGAACCTAATTTTGATGTAGAAAGATATATTGGTATTGTAAATTATGATATAGAAAAAGCAGCTAAAAAATCGAGTATAAAACTTACTTCTAAAGAAGGACAAGAATTTTCTAGGGTATTGACTAAGTACAATAAAGATATTAAAGACATCACTAGAATTAATACGTTTGTATTAAGAAGTACAAAAGATATGGTTGAAAATTATCAGAAAACAGTAATGAAAACTGGTGATAATTCTTCACAAAAAAAAGTAATGACAACGATGAGTGAAAACCTCAAGCCTATTTCTGAAATACTAAAGAAAGAAGATAGAGAACTTGATAAAACAATTAAAGCGTTACTTTCTGAAAAGCAATATAAAAAGTGGATTAAGTACAACAGAAAAATATATAAAGTTTTTCCGAAAGAAGAAGAATAATTTATAAACTTAACAATATAAAAATCCTGTGAAAAATACTTTTTACAGGATTTTTTTTTAATAAAACTGTAACAATATAATAAAAATACGTCCTATAAATAATTACTAAATACCCTATCTTTACATATAAACAATTTATTAACTAAATAAAAAATAAACTATGATATCAACTACTATTATTATACCTATTGTTATAATTGCACTTGTCTTATTTTCATCATTTTTTATGGTGAAGCAACAAACAGCTGCCATTATAGAACGTTTTGGAAAATTTCATAGCATTAAACAATCTGGACTTAAATTAAAGATTCCTTTTGTTGATAAAATTGCTGGAAAATTGAGTTTAAAAATCCAACAATTAGATGTTATTATTGAAACAAAAACCTTAGATGATGTTTTTGTAAAATTAAAAGTTTCTGTACAATATAAAGTAATCACAGAAAAAGTATATGACGCTTTTTATAAATTAGATTATCCGCATGATCAAATTACAAGTTACGTATTTGATGTGGTAAGAGCAGAAGTACCAAAAATGAAATTAGATGATGTTTTTGTGAAAAAAAATGACATTGCTATTGCTGTAAAAACAGAATTAAATGATGCTATGTTAGATTATGGTTTCGATATTATTAGAACCCTTGTAACAGACATTGATCCAGATGCACAAGTAAAGATAGCAATGAACAGAATTAATGCTGCAGATAGAGAGAAAACAGCTGCACAATATGAAGGAGATGCCCAACGTATCTTAATTGTAGAAAAAGCAAAAGCAGAAGCAGAAAGTAAACGTTTACAAGGACAAGGTATTGCAGACCAAAGACGTGAAATTGCACGTGGTTTAGAAGAGTCTGTAGACGTTTTAAATAGAGTTGGTATAAATAGCCAAGAAGCATCTGCATTAATCGTTGTAACGCAACATTATGATACTTTACAATCTATTGGTAGTGAAACGAACAGTAATTTAATATTATTACCAAATTCTCCACAAGCAGGTAGCCAAATGTTAAATGATATGGTAGCAAGTTTTACTGCAAGTAACCAAATTGGTGAAGCAATGAAAAATGCAAAACCTAAAAAATTAGATAAATAAGTAAAAACATTTTAACTTCATCTTTTGTTACTATAATAAAAGATGAAGTAACCTTATAAAAAATTACAAGAAATGATAGTAACAACAACTCCCACCATAGAAAACAGGCCTGCAACTCAATATTTAGGTATAGTAACAGGAGAAACCATTATTGGCGCTAATTTTATTAAAGATTTCTTTGCAGGAATTAGAGACATAGTTGGTGGACGTTCTGGTTCTTATGAAAAAGTTTTAAGAGAAGCTAAAGATTCTGCTTTAAAAGAAATGCAAGAAATGGCAAATTCTTTAGGTGCAGAAGCAATTGTTGGTGTAGATTTAGATTATGAAACTGTTGGTAAAAATGGAGGAATGTTAATGGTTACAGCCTCTGGAACAGCAGTAAAATTATAGTAAAATAGCTACTTTTTAATGATCATAAGCTTAATAAAATTTTTAATAGAATATTTTATTAAGTTTTTTTTTTCCTAAATTTGAATGCACATTGTATTCGTAAAAAAATATTAAAGATTTTCTAACGATAAATTATCACTTTTAATAAAAAAAAATAGTTTAACTTACTTCATAATATAATTATCTTAAATTTCGTTTAGTTTGAAAAATAGATAGATCCTTTTTGAATAAGAACAATAGATTCTTGTTAAAAAACTTATAAATAAATATTATTTTTAAAGTTTATATATAAAATATTTTTTTTCTATGAAAAAAATTAGAAAATGGCTTTCTATGCCCTATTACTTTAATCCATCCATAAAAATTAAACTAAAAATTAGTTTTTCTCTTGGGTTATTCATCTTTATATTTTTATATATTTTTAGACCTTTTTATTTGAATCTATTTGAAGTTATTCTTTTAGAATATACTTTAGCTA encodes the following:
- the ybeY gene encoding rRNA maturation RNase YbeY, whose translation is MVTFNYETYFDLKDENLLEYWIDNVVSKKGFSLGELNYIFCDDEYLHKLNVEFLQHDTLTDVISFDNTLGKLISGDIYISIERVADNAKDFEVSFIEELHRVMIHGVLHYMGYKDKTETEKKEMRNAENTALSEFK
- a CDS encoding DoxX family protein; the encoded protein is MHFLSDYPTEILILFFLIITFLISAFEKILDWKGTISFIKDHFKNSPLKGSVPFLLSILLIIEILAVGFMIIGVYQIYTSEAKEIALLGIQLSAISIIFMLIGQRLAKDYPGAMSLGVYFIISLCGVYLLNK
- a CDS encoding DUF4175 family protein; amino-acid sequence: MAEFKNIEEKLHQFTRKYYTSELIKGSILFLSLGFLYFFFTVFIEYFLWLKPTARTILFWFFILVEVFLLFRFIFLPIFKLIGLRKGITFEQSSKIIGAHFPEVQDKLLNVLQLKKKNNNSDLLLASIQQKETELQPIPFVKAVDFTKNKKYLKYAIVPVIIFLITLFTDTNDKLSESLQRVVNHNIAYNPPAPFLFSVKNNNLKVIQGKSISILVETLGKVLPMEALIHFENQQYFLEKNGNGTFTYTFFDVQQPIDFFIEANGVQSQDYKIEVIKTPTINAISLDVKYPRYLGKKNEMIKNSGNVIVPEGTTITWNVTANQTDSLAFINNNKSVFFDSNSDNIFRYSKRIQNPVNYQISSSNKDLKDFENLEFYVDVIKDEFPLITVQSNIDSISRGTAQFVGQISDDYGIKKLQLVYYNDEQPENQNKFELSITKENIQTFFYQFPDGLNLESGINYELFFEVLDNDAVNGSKKSKTKIFNYRQKTTDEVEEELLQEQRNTINNISNSIQKQQKQQKALEKVQQDLQGKKQINWNDKKKIDKFVERQNNYNKMMQRQTDKLHENLDQKNEENEDLQDKKEELKKRIEELEKIDKQQKLLDEIQKLGQKLNKEDLLKKAKELSQQNKQQERSLERILELTKRFYVEQKTMQIANKVEELSKKQEELSTEKENTLIKQKEIKKEFEVIKKDLEELNKDNNKLKEPMELPDVEDEKDDIDTELKKSEESISKENKVNANKSQNNSSKKMKEMSTKMHKAMMEMEGESMEENIDDLRKILENLVVFSFKQESLMHKFEEISTSHPDFGKDLKKQNELKTYFEHVDDSLYVLSMRLPKISSIIKDDLSTTHYNLEQSLYNFSENLFSYGVSNQRYVMTSVNSLADYLSNMLSSMKNSMSMKKGKGNKSKGKGFSLPDLIKKQGELSEKMQQGMKKGNKPSDNKTEGKEGKKGDKPGENDKSGDKGQNGKGDKLGQNGEKGSSGEGGSMDDLDGEIYQIYKQQSLLRQELQEQIKMSEEAGSGKNSHANKALKKMEDLENEILEKGFYAETLQKMQQLNYELLKLDKAALEQGEDNKRKSNSNLKELEKRNIKALEFKKQFYNQTEILNRQSLPLQQNYKNKVRAYFSDSNKD
- the mnmG gene encoding tRNA uridine-5-carboxymethylaminomethyl(34) synthesis enzyme MnmG; protein product: MSLFSTTYDVIVVGGGHAGSEAAAAAANMGAHTLLITMNLQNIAQMSCNPAMGGIAKGQIIREIDALGGYSGIVTDKTAIQFKMLNKSKGPAMWSPRAQSDRMQFAECWRTMLEQTENVDFYQDSVNGLLFDGNKIIGVKTALGLEIKAKTVVITAGTFLNGLIHIGDKSFGGGRAGEGASTGITEDLVAKGFESGRMKTGTPPRVDGRSLDYSKMIEQPGDEITEKFSYLPTTKPLQKQRSCWLTYTNLDVHDLLRTGFDRSPMFNGRIKSTGPRYCPSIEDKIDRFATKDRHQMFIEPEGWTTCEMYVNGFSTSLPEDVQDKAIRSVAGFENVKFLRYGYAIEYDFFPPTQLKHSLETKIIENLFFAGQINGTTGYEEAAAQGLMAGVNAALKTQEKEPFVLKRNEAYIGVLIDDLITKGTEEPYRMFTSRAEYRTLLRQDNADLRLTPIGFKLGLASQERLDRVIEKQEKADLLIHFLQNTSVKQEEINPILEAKNLALINQSMKLYKIAARPQLDFSDFKSVKKLTAFLDENNIDKEAIEQAVIHLKYSGYIEKEKNNADKLNRLENVMIPSSFNYQKVKSLSFEAREKLSKIQPTSISQASRISGVSPSDISVLLVYMGR
- a CDS encoding class I SAM-dependent methyltransferase, producing the protein MGEKRGLHKKLEPYLNCKDFTVSDETYEVMFNTEYDMLVTSPIPVDLENYYKSENYISHTDSKKTLMDKVYQSVKNITLRSKLNLINSFKTDSKNILDVGAGTGDFLKVCASNYWNVLGVEPSADAREIAKEKGIILQEELLDIQNKKFDVITLWHVLEHVEKLSDYISKLKELLSENGRLIIAVPNHKSDDAKYYKEYWAAFDVPRHIWHFSQNSIQKIFSEENMIVEKTLPMKFDSYYVSLLSEKYKTGKMNPLKAFHRGFVSNLKARKTKEYSSLIYVIKNK